The genomic stretch AGTACAGTAAAGGttggattttgaatttttaaggaAAAACTTCAGATAGAAAAAGGTAAAAGGTCATCAGAAACTAAATGATTTATTCTTCCAGGACTTTAAAAAGACATTAAAAGGAGAGTGTTCATCTGAAATTATGAAATTGctagcagaaaaaaaaatcattcgaCTAAGCAAATAATATCCAAAATATTAACTTGAGAGAAAAGTGTGAAATATACcgtttattatatttcttttggcTTGGAGTTGATTAATCAGAATGAGATTGTAATTTACAGTTTTTTCCCATCCATGAGGCATATTATCAACGGCAGAATCCAAATAAATTGACAAACTGTTGCTCACATAGTCCATAATAATCCTCCTATAAACaaagttatcaaaattaataaaaaatcagaTGAAATAATAGAAATAGAGGAAAATGTACAGTGGACAGTAATTTAATCAAGCACCATTTGTGGCCATCGAAGGAAAACGGATCCGAGCTCAAGTCCGGCATTACCGTGGAGAAGTCATTAATGGTCCATGTAAACTTCCCATACATTTCAATATTGGTATTCGGATTCTCcatttaaataactttaagCTTCAACCGCtgacaaaaacaaacaatattcATTTTCAGTTAAGAAGATCAAAAGATTGAGTATGTGGAATAAAATCACACATATAAAATAAGTGTTGACACATATCAATATATCAAAAAGCAAATATCATAATAAGGTAACTGTTGATTGTTTTGAAAACGCAAACGCTGCAACGTGAaagaaataatcaaaatttgaataatagaaaatcatattttgttaTGTATAAGAATATAATTTAGGTAAATAACTAATTGGCAGCTTCATATGAGTGCCACAAAACCATCCTTACCGC from Vigna radiata var. radiata cultivar VC1973A unplaced genomic scaffold, Vradiata_ver6 scaffold_1921, whole genome shotgun sequence encodes the following:
- the LOC106754737 gene encoding protein RESTRICTED TEV MOVEMENT 3-like, translated to MENPNTNIEMYGKFTWTINDFSTVMPDLSSDPFSFDGHKWRIIMDYVSNSLSIYLDSAVDNMPHGWEKTVNYNLILINQLQAKRNIINECNATFHSNSRPCGFEAIDLNKLWDSSCGFIVDDTCIVEVHIKVEKEVDESVRNVDNKLVERIQNLPPQEMISTEMVDFRGIGK